The Ziziphus jujuba cultivar Dongzao chromosome 3, ASM3175591v1 region CAAAAACAAATTAGCACAAGTTGGAACTTCAGTATAGTCACATATAGATAGACTATGATGGaagtttcaatataaaatatgcaCAGATATTTAAGAACAATGTATGATCACTGTTCTGCAGTTACGTCATGATAAATTTCAACTGCACTAGGTGCTGTTGATGCAATGATATATCAACAAAAGGATAAACAGTTTCTCAAATATAATGCTTACCTTTGATATCCCAAGCCTTCCAAAATATGTGACACGAAATCCCAGAACTTCATAGGATCAAGATTAGTGATGAAAAAAGCCTACAATTTGAGACAGTTGAACATTGACCAGATTAGAAACAGAAGACAAAAAGATCAGTACAGCAGGAGTATTTTCGACTGTTGAAGCACCTTTCCAGCCACAGAGGATGTCCGAAAATCTAGAGCTTCTTCTGCACAGATATGGGCATGGCTAACATTCTCAACATAGGTAAAGTCTGACATATTTTCACCATTCCCTATAATAAACTGAAATGAGAATCTCCGTtactttgaaagaaaaatcaaagaataattttaatgtgCTGAGAATTTGAAGACTTTATAAAATGCAACACCCATgcattaaaagaacaaaatttcATACAACAAGGAATAATCTCTATTCTAGGTTATAAATCAGCTGGAAATGACATTTTAGTTTGTAAAACAGACAAAGGTGCTGAAGAAATAAAACTAGATGGTTATCAAGGAAagaattgagagagagagagagagagagagagagagagagagagagctaacaggagtttaattataaaataaagggCTACTAGAAAGGAATTACGGTGCATTATTCTCAGTAGGTCTCTAAATACTTCTCGGATAATACACAATTTACGTCATATTTTAatagttcaaaaataatatattgggATGGAATAATATTTCTCAAACCTTTGCCCAACCAGATTTTGCCAGGTTCACCAGATATGGAACAAGATGTGTATCTCCTGGTCCAAATACATTGCAGGGACGTATTGCACATGTTAAAAGGCCATCGATATCGTTAGCATGCAGAATGAGCGCTTCTGCTTGAGCCTTCAGGTCACTTAATATGTTCTCAAACTGTATGAaacaatgcataaatatatatatatatatatttataagtttattagagaagaaaagaaagtatTAATCAATTTAACAAACTCATTAGTAAGAAGACCTTTGGCAAGTGACTTACTTTCCCAGGGTACCTCAATGATTCATCTCCATTATTTATATCACATGAACCATTAAAGATAACATCTGCAGAACTACTGTATATTAGCCTCCTCACTTTGCCATCTCGGCAAGCATTGATGACATTTTTTGCACCTAAATGAGAAGCCAAGATGCAAAAAATCATTACCTTAttcgaaaaaagaaaagaagttatGGTAAGAATTTATCAGGGTTATTATGGTTTTTGCAAAAAAGCGATTTACCTTGAACAATAATCATGTAGCAGAGGTAAAAATCATGTGCCCGTAAATCAGCATCATCCATGTAGAACACAACAGAAGAACCTTCAACAGCTACAAAAAGTGTTTACCATTATATACACAGTCAATTTCTCAACCCCGGTTTAGATATTACAAGAACTAAAAGCTTAGCAGGGGACGGCCATAGCAAAACAAGATCAAACGTACTTAATACAAATACAGAGTCTTAAATTCTATCTATTACGTTTCCTTGATAAAACATAATTGATTCCACTTTCCAAAAGTCTTATTGGAATCGACGGTAACTTAGCatactggttttttttttttttttttttttttcctcctttctttTAGAATTCACTTTGAGAAATATTGCATTTATTCCTTCAAATCCCTGCCTCATATAACTTTACTTCAACCAAATTTAAAATAGGGAGTATTACATTTATGACAAACTtcagaaggagattttagaaaaGATTAACGCAGTACTAGTCTCATTAGCCATTACTGCTATTAAATCCTAAAGTAAATGCTGAATctaccaattaaaataaataagtgaactATTCACTGTCCCGCACACTTCCTctgtattttaattgtttaaggTTATGGTGATACATATAGAGGTCCTTGATTCAAAGGTtatggtgatattattttaaaataaataatttcccattttgaattttctcagtaacagcaaaaataaataaataaataaataaaaataggcaTGTTAAACGAAACCTAATGCTCAAAATTATCGCCAAAAATAGTATCACTCTCAGCTAAAATCCTCCATTTCCACCTAAACTTAGAATTTCACTCTTTCCTCGAATTTCCTCATCTTTAACATTcacgtaaaaaaaaataattcatgcaATTCCCGAAAATTACCTTTGAGGATCAAAGACCTGTTCCGAACGTCGACGCAATGATAAGAAGCGCGACCTTTGGAAATAGCATGGGATAGTGAGGAGTCGGACTCAGAGGGATCGAGTTGGAGGGACTGAGCGGAATCGGCGATTCGAACGATCCACTTGCCGAGTTCCAAGAGCTTGAGTACGAGCGAACGCCCGAGGAAGCCTCTGCCCCCAAGAACAACGCAGGTTCTCGTCTTGGGGTTTAGCTCCGCCAAGCGATCGTCGACCTCCATTTTCCCGAGAAAATGCGAGAAAACGAAAACTAaacgagaaagagagagagaaagttagagagagagatagaggtaGAGAGAAGGTGCGTTTGGCGGGCAAATTAGAAGATGCGGAAACTGTTTGGGTGTGACGTAgcttttgccccaaaaaaaggcaattgattttggtttttggtggGGTCCACAAATCCGAAATGGCGCTTTTGTCCCCACTTTTTTTACGAAAACTGTTTTCTCGACAACGACTCCGCTTGACGGCtctattttgctttttgttcaAATTCACGCGATAGTGCCACCTCCACCTGCGTTGTGCCGCCACTTTCTTCCATCccaaacaaagttttttttatccattattatttatttttttaattcataattgtaattttaataacatatatggttatttgcatattttttaGTCCCTGTGTTTgattcaatgtatatatatagtatttgaCACTTTCTACACTTGATCTTTTCTTAAACTGCAATGTTTGTTGTATTTCTCTTGTTTTTGCACTTTTTTAGACACATTTTGTTTGTGcagttatatttttcttttgtaattggagtttaaaatacatttgcataataaattacacatttaaaaatattaattaattgtctcATGAAAGaatgtcaaaataaaataaatgcaaCAACTACCATAATTAAAGGacaaaaatatagaagaaaaaaatttgagggTTATATGCATCAAATATTCTATAGTTAAGGACTAAAACTCCAAATAACCTTAAAAGCATATTTGTTCATACAAGTAAACAATACAGTGGTAGTGATACTTGATTCCTCGTATAAGAATCCATCACTatcatgaaataataataataataataataactaaaagaTATTTTCTCTTAACTTAATAAATATCGTATGTGCGTATGCTTGAAACAATATCTATGATTCTAAATTTCTACTTTGTTTCTtgttgaagaatattttttgttttctctttaagaattttatttactttatttagaattttttatttttattttttttgaaatgtgaAGTTCTTCGTAAAACTTCTTGAAATCATATTTATAAACTGTTTTTGAGCTTTACAAgccaaaaacaatattttaaaaattatgacaAACAACACCTTAACAATTTAGCTTTGTTTTGGATTGTGGTAAATTTTGATGAgaatttatttccagaaatttATCTTTCTtgatgcatttttaaaaaaaattagagaatacCACACACATTAAGTTTTTCACAAACTTCATTTAGATTCTATTTTGTTCAATGGTAAAGTTAAAAGGAAATCAGGGAAACAATTTTCATATGAtgattaggaaaaataaaaagaaaatcaaaggaaGAATAATTAGGAACACATTAAGGATGAGAAGCTGGTAATGTATAAATCTGATAGAAGGGTTTAAGCTAGAACAAGCAAATGGCATCTACAGAGCAGTGGTGGTTGGACCATCTCCTATTATTGAGAGGACATTGGCCCTAAACTGATTgtgaagtttttgtttttgattttggaGGAACAAAGCCAAGCTTTGTAATTTGATTTACTTGGAACTATTATTCTAATTGCTCGTAATTTTCACACTTTTAGTTGATGGTAAAATCAGCCATTCagaataatctttttttttcccctttttaaatttacattttgGGACAGTCTTTCGAAATGTCAAAATATAATAGTTCTAATTGTTAGTTGAAAAGCTTGCgtcattttttgcatttttaaattttggcatAACCTCGTTTAactttgttttcaactttgaaAGGAATGTTGGATCATAAAATTTGAGTCCCGTAAAAGGATTTTGGACACaacaaatttttagaaaataatgactaaaaacaatttatggggttttcaaaaaaaaaaaaaaaaaaaaaaagccagaaAGCTGCTTTTTGAACTACCAAACCCAAGGCCCATTATCACGTACTCTATTTCCGAACCACACAATTGGACCCATTCACCGGACCGAATTCTTGTTATACTTAGGGACAATTTAAGTGGCAAATTATGTTGCTTTTGCAAATGATCCCAAATATGAATATTCAAAACTTtcataaaaatagtaataaaaattcttacatGCTTTCATCAGAAATAGAAACCTAATACATATCTATATGTAGATATATGAGCTTTGATATGTTGGAAACATTATTCCAAGTTATGTTGGATATTGATGTTTTGGAAGCATAGTTTCCACCTTatcgtgcatatatatatatatatatatatatttatatatcattttaaattatatctgtcactttataaatttattttttaaggaagCAATGAAAACCGATATCCTTTTTCAGAGAATTTCTTTCCCATTAGTCATCATATGAAATCTTTCCCATCTTGATTTAGTAAATATCAGAAAAGTGGCTCATTTGGGACTTACAAATATATCACTAACCCTTTCACAATCCTAGTTATGGGGTCCTCACAATCTAAAACCATGAAATCAAATGAAAAGGTGCAGATATATGTAAGGGGGTAAAAAAGTTGTATGGATTGAAGCAGAGTTTCAAAATTCCTATACCCGGCATGAAATTATTCACATTTTTACTTGAAATTTGTGAAATAGTTACTCACCCCTATTAGTTGTCGTTGAAGGTTCTTCATTAATCATCACTTAGACTAAGTGCAGCCAGTGATTCCGACAGCAAGTACTTCACACGATAGGCTTTAGCAGAGACATTCGGGACTGACCATCTCATCGGAACAATCAAATCCCTgcaaaatgttaaattttgatACAATAAAAACATAACTAAGAACAAATATGTTATGTAATATAAAAGAACAATTTAAACTTTCTCTGAAAAATCCGGAAAGTATAAACGATGCCTACCCTTCACTACATTTGTACTTGCAGTGTTTAATCTTATCCAACTCATAgctttcaaataatatttcgaGCTGCTTTGCTAGTTCTGCTATTTTTGATAATGGTAGAATATCCAAAACCTTCAAAACCTGAATGTGACTTGAATTTTCTTGTATAATATCTATTGTCCAAACAAGGTAGAGTTGGTCATTGACCTTGTAATGCTCCAACAATTCGGAAGAAATCTTATCATGAACGATACGTTTTCTTCCCTTGTGAGGTTGACGCCAGCCATTCGAAAGCTTTTCTAACATAGAAAATACTTGCTTGCACAGTTCATTGTTTTTAACTCTTACCATAGATCTCCAGAAAGCATCATCAAAGCATACCTACATTGTGAATGGAAATTCAAGTTAAACAACCACATGTTTTTAGCGAATTCAAATCATTTGGCTATTTCATTTTCGATAAAAATGTACATTCAAATGCTAATAAGTTCTGTAATTGCTACCAAGGAAAGGACTAATAATATGGCACAAATTTACAGTTATTGGCAACTTAATGTTTTACTAGTTTCTGAGTTTTGAGTGCTAGGATAAAAAGGATTAAAAAGATCAAGTATACCTTCCATCTTGCATTTTGAAACAAAAGTAAATCCATGTTGAGTAAAATATTGAGCTGGTTAAGATCAACCAATGCAGCTGTCATAGCATATGCCAAATTCTTATCCTCACCAGCATCATGGTAACACCGTCTTTTCTTAGCATCAACGACTAGTTTCTTCCAAACAGATCCACTTCTAATCAAAGTTTCTGCATTTCCCAATACCCAAAGGCAGTACCTGTAGCAATAGCATTGACCATTTGCAACACCAAAATCTGAAAAACTAGTTCAAACTGCAAagttttatgtgtgtgtgtgtatgtgagTTTGTGCACGTGTACTTACTACCTTGCACGAGTTAATCCCACATTCGCTCTTTGACGATTGGAAAGAAAGCCTACAGATCCATTCCCATTACATCTCACTGTGGAGATGATAATAACATCCTCCTCACCTCCTTGGAAGCCATCGACCGATCGAACACTTACAGCAAAATCACTACTGGCATCATCACTATATATTTTGAGATTCTCTTGAATTGCATACACTTGAGCCTTGTATGGTGAGATGACACCTATTCTGACattcttctttgtttctttaaatTCTGTAGCAGTACTGACACTAAAATTACTCTGCATCCTTTATAAAATCATTTCTAGCAAAACAAATTTGTTATGAATAATTTCAAGTAGTTTGCTAAGAATACATACTTTTGTGGAGGCTGGAAACAATCTCAGATATCACAGCAACCTCAACCATATTTTTCCTACTATAATTGTAGCCGAATTCCTCTTTTCCGTGTGCAACATTTATGAAAGAGTAGGATCCATACATCCTTCCGTGAAGGAAACACTGGTTATAactttttcctttaacattctTACCATCTGAAATCTGGTTCTCATAGAACTCCTCATTAGGAAATAAGCTTATGGATGGATGCATCCTATGCTGCATATTGAGAAGGTGTTTCTTGTGTCCCAACAATGCCAATCTCTCAAACAAACTTCGTCCAAACTCTCCTTCTTCAGATATCtaataatactaaattttaagaATGCTATATATAACAAAGCTTTGCAAAATTCAtcaaacaagaaataaaaaaatcacataGAATTAACATTATAGTAAAGTTCAAAAACCTTGCTTTTGACCACTGCAGGTAGTTGGCGTTCGTCTCCTATGAGTATAGCATGTTGGACACCAGGAAGTTGTAATGGAATTGCTGATTCGCATTCTTTAAGCTGAGCAGCTTCATCTATAACCACAAGCTCTAATGGATTACTCGTGCCTTCTGTATGTAACTTAGCAGAACTCGATACAGTACAGAAAATCAGGCATGCATTTTCCAAGCAGAATCTTTTTATATCCCAACTGTCACTAAATTCAGGAACAGGAAACTCTTGAGGAAGTGATTTTAGTACACTAAGGCACTTTGTTCTTGCAACATTGAACTTTAAGCAACCACCCCCTTCATCTCTGCTTAATACTTCTTTATCCaacaaattttgagaaaatttgaGAGAATCAAGAActctaatcatttttttaaccGTTTGTTGTGAAATAAAAGATGTTGGTAGATGTGTGTACAGATTCACAATATAATCAGACAGCCTTTTAGCAATGCAACTAAACCTCTTCTGCATGAACTCCTCATATGTCAAAGGACCATCGCATTTCTTGTCCTCCTCTGCttgttccttttccttttcttctttatgCTTGGATTGGTTTTTTCCCTTCAAAGATATCGTATCCTCCACTTTTTTCTTGCCCTTGTTTTTTTTTACGGTTTCAATAATGACATTCTTCAATACTTTCTTGCCTTTCTTGTCTTTCTTGTCTTTAGAGATTTCATCCAACAACTCATTCTCCTCACCCTTGTCCTCCTCGTAGTATTGCACTCCTCGATTTCTCAGGTACAATCTATACTGCCTCTTAGGGTGCTTAAGGAAACTAATCATGGATATCAAACTCTCTTTCCATCCAGTTGATGATACGAAACACTCTTCAAGACAATCAACACGACGATCAAGAAAGATATCGAGAAGTTCATCGTGATCTTCGATCTTCATTCTCTCCCCATTCCCGAACAAAACTATGTCTCCAAGACCATATGTACCATACTCAAGTGACATTTTGGCTGTCTTTAGAAGCCTTTCTGTCACTTCCAATACTGCAGTGTTAGTTGGAGCACAAGTGAGTGTTCTGCAGTTCATCGTAAGAAGAGAATGTAGCAGAAAACCGACCGTCTTTGTCTTCCCTGTCCCTGGAGGACCCCATATCAGTTTCACAGAATTCTGATGATGACATTCCCTCGTATCTATGATGCTTAACACTGCAGATTCTTGGGATCCATTAAACTCCGAAGAGCGGATTCTGGCAATCATATTTGAGTACATTGAACTGCGCTTTTCTTTAGAATGGTGTTGACATATACTACAGTTTTCTACATCCTGCaagcagtatatatatataacatatcgATATACTTGTAAACAACCATAATCAGATTTAAAAGCCTTTATATAAGCTACCTAAGTATTACACCGataaaaagaagaggaagaagaacatAGCTTACAGCAAAATTGGTTTGAAGAACTTGCTGAATAATATTGAGATTATGATCTTCCACATCAGTTTTCAATGCTTCCCATATACGAATATTCGTTGTCAGGTTTATCAAATTGATAGCAAACATAGTTCCACTcttgatatttttcattttctcttcaACGAATAGAATAGGCCTTGAGGATAATATTGAGAGTCTAGTATGATTTTCTTGTGCTACCAGGACAATTGCAATGACATAAGACATTTTACGCCCGTGGAGATCACCAGGAGATTTCGGTTTTGCATCTGTTATGGCAATGACGTCTCCACATTGAGGTTCATATTCATATTCTTCATTATTTTTCCTCACCTTTTTCAGTTTCAGTGCAACgctgtaaaataaattttttggaggTTTATAATCTTTAGTAATTCTTTTGACAGAGATTATTTCACATGAAGGTGCTTGAGGGAGTGATGCCATGCTTGATAAAAGATCAGCATGAGTTTCCTCCAAAAGAGGGAGGATGAATGACTTTTTGTATTCTCTTACCGACGAAAATGTCATTGGGATCTTCATCATCTGTTCACGAACAATAATTTTCAGAATGAATTTGGGTGGATTTTCAAGAGGATTTTAAGGTTAATTGCATATTTAGAACTTTTCATCATGGTTCTTAAAATGAGAAACATGATTAAGAAAATCACATAAACTCATATGAACCAACTGCATTTAACCAACAACCTCTTGTCCAATCAAAGTTATGCAGAAAACCACATAGAGGATTCCAATTTGTTATTGGGAATTCAAATAAGCGCATAGAAAACTACCCATTACTTtacaaaacaatattaaatttccaaatcaaATTTGGATGATTTCAATTTCTTATGTGGAATTCAAGTAAGCACACAAAAAACTAcccattattttcaaaaacaatattaaatctCCACGTCAAAGTTGATCCATACTCCTCCATCTACATGGAATACGATAATTTTTGAAGAACAGAGCAAGTTTGATACAGAACATTAGAGAAATAACCATCTTACATTCTTATCATTTttcaattaggaaaaaaaaattcctaaaattCAATGTTCTATGCTTAGTCACATGTGAAGAAGCATATTACTTATTCATACTCAAACAAGTTAGCAATCAAATTCTACCCAAAAAAGCAAaacgaaggaaaaaagaaaagacaaaaaaataaaaaagtgcaaTATGAtcaacataatatattcacatatCCATGACTTCAATATTGGTGAGcattgtaccttgcccttataGAAATTGCTATTAAGAACATCCTTGAGCGaccaagagaaaacaaaatctaTTAAGCCTCTACCGGCAACCACTCTTTCCTTCTTCACCTCAGTTGTCTCCATTTTCCAAACTTCTGTAtcagagagggagagagagagagagagagagagcaaactGGAAAACAATTAAATTCCTTACCAGTGAAGGAAAATAGGAAGCTAAGGAAATAGAATAAGTACCCAATCGGCAGAAAATTCAATGTGAGAAAAGAATACACACCACagtacaattatatatgttgagtttCTTTTCACTTTACAAGATCTCCAATATATTGGTATTTTTAGCAAAGGCATGCAATTATTCTgatgcttctttttttctttttaattttaatttttctttttataatgcTTTTGTAAATGAATAGACATCACTTTGGAATGAAAGGTCGGCTATGTAGAAAATAGATGTACAAATGACATAAGCATCGGTTATATAATATTGATTCCTCGGAGAAAAACACATAAAacgaagatttttttttttttttttgttaagtcaATGAGAAGTCATCGACCAGTGAAGCAACGTATTACTCTgcctttttctttgttgtttttccATTGCCTTTTTCTTTGATGTTTCCCATTTCATGCCTTCTATTGCATGGAATATACGTACATTTATACATGTATTACTAAAACCTCTGTTTTCTCTGCCAAAATCTGAGTTTGAACTCCTTCGCTTTCCTATTATgtgtataatttttctataatgCAGAAATCACCGATGTTTATATTTGGCAATATGTTGCTTGTAAAAATCATCAAGAAACATATTACTTGATATCTATTCTAAAACTATATTATGGATATTTACATCATAgaatgaatttatatatatatatatacactacacacacatatattaaagAGCGAGATATTAGCTAGTCCTGTGAGGGTGAAAAATGGTCTCACCAAGACTATACATGGACCCCATGAAGAGCTTACCACTCTGGTAAGGAAACGTTTATAAGTACATCCCAAATTGCTTTCCCCCCGCCgctcacaaacacacacacaaaaaaaaaagaaaaaaaagaaaaaagaaaaaagaaagtaagaTGGGTTTGTTGATGTGTTTGGGTTTTGTGGGTTTGTTGATGTGTTTgggttttgctttttgtttttgtttttgcactAAATTATATGAGTTtgcttattataattatttgttaatattagtTGGAGTTTgctatacatattaattaactaCCAatataaaagaaggaaaaaaaaaaaacacaatttcaTTGATGTGTTTGtgatttttttagttatttatcttaaattcatatttaattgaaatattcaacTATCACAAATAAACAATTAACTTATAGTTAGTCGAAATATTCAGCTATTACAAATAAACAATTGGATTTGAAAACTATATACAATTTAgtagaaaaaataacaaataaaaaataaaatatgttaacAAACTGACACCTAAATAACCAATTCTCAATTAGGTCCAACCAAAATTTGCCTTTTAGCCTTCTCCATTCCTATATAGAGgagattaaatttataaatattagggttattaaattatataaattcctACAACTATTTAAAACTTACAAATAACCCACTaaactattaaaatatcaaataaacctCTTAATTAACCATGATTATGTATAAGGCATTACCCTCttatcaaaaagagaaaaaaaaaaaaaaaagcacacagATTGCCCTTTTCAAACCaattaaatagtttattaaaaacaaccgattaaatactaaaatatattttaatttaataaattaatagtgAACATGTTAAAAGACATAAAATTACAATTGTCTTTTTTATACGTTATTTTAAGAATGTTATTAATCCATGGTAATGCAAATGCTTTCTAAGataatgaatttattaaataaaattctattaaGTTAATTACTTTTACAAATGATTATATtctttgttatataaaattatttaaataaaaatctaagattaattaattaattatacttcACAGCTGtcttcttattttttgtttttaagaaaaGTTTAGTGATATCGTGTTACACTGAccctctctcctctcttttctattatctttttaatgtttataGCAACAGGTTGCtgataagttaaatttaaaaagcGCAGGTGTAAGACGAGACGTTTTATCTATCATACGATTAGGTGGAAGCGCTAGGGCCTTGAGGGGTAAGCATTTCGActatttactaattaatatctGTAACaagtataattattttataaccacaaaaaagtaagataaaaaataaataaccaaaaaaaagaagaagataaaaataaatataattgcaACTCTAACATTATGAATTTTAGTGCATAGCCTATGTTTTTATATTCctttttgttaatttcatttatttaaataaatatataaattcatatatcttattattttcaatatatactttccttattttatttttatttttatttttgataagatataattttcttagttatcataaaatgaaataatattttatattctattGTGTCTAATAAATCAaaagtaattatatttatcttctTTCCTCATTAATCATTATATTAACCATcccacaaatttttttctttttcacataaTGTCCCCAAGGCAAGAATAAgttataataatgatgataataaaaataaaaaataaacagaaaaacACAATGAATAACAATCTGTTTGGtagaagaaaaattatcaaagcaAATTGACtttcaaaatttagttttttaggAATAAATTTTCTTAGATTCTTGTTataatatttggtaaataatataaaaacaatatataatttacaaataattaaataaatttatatattcaaattaaaaaataaaattatatttaaaaaatatattaatttctttagaaaattttaaaattacatctatttaaaaaaattaattttttatcttttttttatattataagatttattttctacgggattttataaatttttttttgttagaaatcatctaaacaaattttttttttttaattttagattcctattaatttttctattatacaaaCACGTATAAAAGCAATCCATTTTTCCAGcacaattaccaaaaataaaatgtagcTTTTCACCAACCCTATCTCTTCCTCTCCCATGTCACGTAGTTAACCTCTCAAATCCAATGCCGTGAAACATGTCCACTGCCGTATACCCATCGCACCATACCATCTAACTTCAAATCACTGCTTTCACCAGAAAAAATAGCTCACACCACTTGGAAAGGAATATAGACAAATCTTAGAATGGAATATAAAGCCAAATCTGAAAATTAATGCACTCAATTCAACATTTACAAGTCTTCATGGTTTATTTGGTTGATTTGTTGTGTACAATCTTTGAAAACCGAGATGATTTATTTGAGATGATGAGGGCAAAAAGATCTATCTATGGTGCAAGGTGTGAATGGGCAAATAgatgagcattttttttttcttttttctctttttgatgaAAGCAAATATCTTGTTCCACAGAAAAATTTCTAGTACTCCCGGAGTACTGACCACTCAATACTAATGCGTCacattaattaacatatatctCATTATTCCATATTAGCAATATTTCCTGTCTTCTCCGTTTCACGCCGTttgttccttttcttttctgctccctctctctctctctctctctctaatcgTTTTCCTTATTCCTTCTCATGGGT contains the following coding sequences:
- the LOC125423615 gene encoding uncharacterized protein LOC125423615 isoform X1; this encodes METTEVKKERVVAGRGLIDFVFSWSLKDVLNSNFYKGKMMKIPMTFSSVREYKKSFILPLLEETHADLLSSMASLPQAPSCEIISVKRITKDYKPPKNLFYSVALKLKKVRKNNEEYEYEPQCGDVIAITDAKPKSPGDLHGRKMSYVIAIVLVAQENHTRLSILSSRPILFVEEKMKNIKSGTMFAINLINLTTNIRIWEALKTDVEDHNLNIIQQVLQTNFADVENCSICQHHSKEKRSSMYSNMIARIRSSEFNGSQESAVLSIIDTRECHHQNSVKLIWGPPGTGKTKTVGFLLHSLLTMNCRTLTCAPTNTAVLEVTERLLKTAKMSLEYGTYGLGDIVLFGNGERMKIEDHDELLDIFLDRRVDCLEECFVSSTGWKESLISMISFLKHPKRQYRLYLRNRGVQYYEEDKGEENELLDEISKDKKDKKGKKVLKNVIIETVKKNKGKKKVEDTISLKGKNQSKHKEEKEKEQAEEDKKCDGPLTYEEFMQKRFSCIAKRLSDYIVNLYTHLPTSFISQQTVKKMIRVLDSLKFSQNLLDKEVLSRDEGGGCLKFNVARTKCLSVLKSLPQEFPVPEFSDSWDIKRFCLENACLIFCTVSSSAKLHTEGTSNPLELVVIDEAAQLKECESAIPLQLPGVQHAILIGDERQLPAVVKSKISEEGEFGRSLFERLALLGHKKHLLNMQHRMHPSISLFPNEEFYENQISDGKNVKGKSYNQCFLHGRMYGSYSFINVAHGKEEFGYNYSRKNMVEVAVISEIVSSLHKKFKETKKNVRIGVISPYKAQVYAIQENLKIYSDDASSDFAVSVRSVDGFQGGEEDVIIISTVRCNGNGSVGFLSNRQRANVGLTRARYCLWVLGNAETLIRSGSVWKKLVVDAKKRRCYHDAGEDKNLAYAMTAALVDLNQLNILLNMDLLLFQNARWKVCFDDAFWRSMVRVKNNELCKQVFSMLEKLSNGWRQPHKGRKRIVHDKISSELLEHYKVNDQLYLVWTIDIIQENSSHIQVLKVLDILPLSKIAELAKQLEILFESYELDKIKHCKYKCSEGDLIVPMRWSVPNVSAKAYRVKYLLSESLAALSLSDD
- the LOC125423615 gene encoding uncharacterized protein LOC125423615 isoform X2; the protein is METTEVKKERVVAGRGLIDFVFSWSLKDVLNSNFYKGKDVENCSICQHHSKEKRSSMYSNMIARIRSSEFNGSQESAVLSIIDTRECHHQNSVKLIWGPPGTGKTKTVGFLLHSLLTMNCRTLTCAPTNTAVLEVTERLLKTAKMSLEYGTYGLGDIVLFGNGERMKIEDHDELLDIFLDRRVDCLEECFVSSTGWKESLISMISFLKHPKRQYRLYLRNRGVQYYEEDKGEENELLDEISKDKKDKKGKKVLKNVIIETVKKNKGKKKVEDTISLKGKNQSKHKEEKEKEQAEEDKKCDGPLTYEEFMQKRFSCIAKRLSDYIVNLYTHLPTSFISQQTVKKMIRVLDSLKFSQNLLDKEVLSRDEGGGCLKFNVARTKCLSVLKSLPQEFPVPEFSDSWDIKRFCLENACLIFCTVSSSAKLHTEGTSNPLELVVIDEAAQLKECESAIPLQLPGVQHAILIGDERQLPAVVKSKISEEGEFGRSLFERLALLGHKKHLLNMQHRMHPSISLFPNEEFYENQISDGKNVKGKSYNQCFLHGRMYGSYSFINVAHGKEEFGYNYSRKNMVEVAVISEIVSSLHKKFKETKKNVRIGVISPYKAQVYAIQENLKIYSDDASSDFAVSVRSVDGFQGGEEDVIIISTVRCNGNGSVGFLSNRQRANVGLTRARYCLWVLGNAETLIRSGSVWKKLVVDAKKRRCYHDAGEDKNLAYAMTAALVDLNQLNILLNMDLLLFQNARWKVCFDDAFWRSMVRVKNNELCKQVFSMLEKLSNGWRQPHKGRKRIVHDKISSELLEHYKVNDQLYLVWTIDIIQENSSHIQVLKVLDILPLSKIAELAKQLEILFESYELDKIKHCKYKCSEGDLIVPMRWSVPNVSAKAYRVKYLLSESLAALSLSDD